The genomic interval aatgtggttcctactttttctacttgcatttttatatgctttcaaactgctaggttggcaggagctgggacaagtaatgggagctcactcagttacgtggcgctagggattcgaaccgccaaactgccgacctttctgatcgacaactcagccactgagccaccgcgtccctaaatTAAAGTTAGATTAGAGCAAATCTGTGAGTAAATTAGAGTTGCAATTTATGCTAGGCGACTTAATATTTATAAGCTTGAAACTGATTTTACCCTTCCAGACAATTATTACACCCTCCGGTCACCCTTGTTACACCTTGGCAGATGGATACCATAAAGTTAAGCACAATAAAAACTTtgtgaattgtgtttggacacaAAACATGCTTAAGTATGCATATCAAGATTGATCTCTGCTTTTAAGCTAGATGTAACTTTCCCCACTTTCTAAGTTACCCTCACAAGTTTTGTAAATAAGAGTGCTGGTCTATGATTgaataaagattgattgattgattgatgaaagTCTAGTATTCAGGATACTTCATTTTCCTAAAAATCACAACATTTCAAAGGTAGCCACCAAATTAACCTGATGAGGATACTCAATGCCATGAATCTGGATATCCAGTGGCAGAAAGGAACTTACATTCAGCAAATGGAAATGGTGTTATTGGTGCTAGAACTAATTAAGATAACAATACAATATAGAGCTGTTGCTTCAAGGAGAAAATAGAAACTGACAGATCCAAGGAACTTCACTGAATTCCTTCGACACCTGCAATTAATTATTTAGCAGCACCGACTCACCTTGTTCATTAGGAAGAACTATTTTTGACAACATGGCTCGAATAATTGGAATGGGTATGAAAAGGAGCATCGATGGTATTCTCACTGCAAAATAGGAGTCACGAAAGTCAACAGTCTTTAACATAATTGCCCCATATAGCTAATCAATTTATACTGTGACAAATAACAGCAAATAATTATCTGGGTAAAAAGCATGATAGCATCTTTCAGATCCACATGGATTTAGAAATATGTCCTCCACCAAGTACATTTTTACTTCTGCTCCACAGcagactctctgtccggaagactctgagatctgtgtttctcaacctacaagcgaccacaattaagccccaaatttctgctgctaagcaagacaatagtTAAGTGATTtgtgccacattttatgacctttttgccacagttgttaaacgaatcactgcagttgttaagtaattcatgcagttgttaagcaaatctggcttccttcattgactttgcttgtcagaatgcaGCTGGAATGATCAAAAATGATGATTACATGATTCCAGgacatggcaactgtcataaatacatgccagttgccaagcgcccaaattctgatcacgtgatcttggggatgctgaaaccagtgccattgtaactttgaataggcACTAACTGAAtgactgtaagtcgaggactacctgtgtcgtAAGCAATATGCTTGTCCACTGAGGAATTTTGTAGGATTAATAAAAATAGTAgctgaaatatttaatttatatctcTTACAGAAGATATTGGATATTCCTTTAGGTGCACATTTTCAACTGTGGTatgtggatagcaatagcaatagtagttagatttatataccgctatacagcgctttacagccctctctaagtggtttacagaatcagcatattgtcccaacaatctggctcctcattttaccaacctcggaaggatggaaggctgagtcaaccttgagcctggtgagatttgaactgccaaattgcaggcagccggcaggcagcagaagtagcctgcagtactccactctaaccactgcaccactgtggctcatatgAAGCTGCAAGACACTATTCATGCAGAGCAATTGTAAGAAGGAATTCATTACATTCAAATTTTAAATGCGACATCAGGCAGGTGTTGTATATAGCACCAGTCATGGTTTAGGTAGGCTACAGCATGGTAGAAAATGGACAAAAGTCatgaaatatattaaattaattatgTTATCTTATTCAAAAGCATTGTGGTGACAGTAGACAAAGAAAATGGAAAGTTATCACATTCCCTAAGATGAAGAACTAACAGAATGAAATCTCCCTTAGTTATAGAAAATGACTAAAAGACAATAAAATAATAGGCCTTACATAGCCAAGTATTTATTATGGGCCTCTTCTGCAAATTGGGGACAGAAAGTGGAAGATTCAGCTCTATTTTCCAATAAAAATGTAGCAATTAGGTACATTCTATTTTTACTGATAGCTTTCAGCTGGTGAATTATAATATTCCTATTTCAAGAGGGTCTTTTGGAATAATTTATATAAAGTGTTGCCTCTAGTAGTTTTGCTGTttgctattattttattgtaGTTTATATTTTACGCTACTATTATGTTGCCTCACAGATCCTAAAGCAGGAGTTCCCAACCCCAGGGCCATGACCCACTACTGGCCCATGGCGCATTTGTAACCGGGCCATGCAAGGGATGGGCAAATGCCCAGATCTACTTGCAAAAATGTCAGGTGCAGGCGCTTTTGCGCACCTATCATTCACACAGCACCATtctctctacccccccccccccaaccccaccagTCCGCCAAGCCAGAAACCTTGGGAACCGCTGTCCTAAAGGCATGGAAATTGTAATTTGAAGCACAACACTTCTAAAAGATTGAAAACTTCATTCACTTGCATATTACAGAGTTGGAATGTAGAGGTTGAAACTTGTGTTTAGAAAATCTTGGTTAAATTACCTGGAATTTCCAATTAAAAGTCTGGGCAGCTGATCATGAGAAAGACCTGAGTCTTGGACCAATGCAATaactaatgtaaaaaaaaagaacaagcacCACCAAATTTCTAATTACTTAGATCAATATTTCTAAATCTGGGCACCTTTGAGATATGTTGACAACAGCTTACAGAATTCCCCAACTTGGAGAAATCTAGGAGTTGagatccacatatcttaaaagtggccaagattgatcTATGTTATCAAAAATGTTTACCATCATCTTTGAACTTAACCAAGTGAAACTTACCCAACATCATCAACAATGTAGTGTTCGCAAAGGCGGCCATAATACTTCCTCCAATATAAGAGAAGATTCCAATAAAAACAAGGTAGCTATCTCTCAGATACTGAGAAAGGAAAACAATCCCTAAGAATCCAGTCACAGAGACTGAGGTGGACACAGCTGAGCCGTACCCTATATAAATGGCATTCCAACAGAGGGGAGCATTCAGTTCATATAGCACATAGAGACTAAGCGCTCCAAATACTGTGAAAAGGTAAGTCATGAATGTGCACAGCAGCAAGATGATTAAAATTCGCTTCTTACAGGAGGAGGATTTAAAGAACATATATACTCCAGAAAGAGTGTCTTTAAGACCTTCCCGCCAAGATTGTGTCTGGATTGCAGAGACTTTCACCGTTTCATCCAAGCAAAATATGACATAGAAAATGTTGACCATGTGAAATAGAGAAATCATAGCAAATGTCCACATAAAGTCCATTTCTTTTAGAATGTATCCTGAGACCAATCCTGCAAATCCAGATGTGAATCCAAAGATTAAGTCAACCACAGCTATTCGGATGGTCTTTTGTTTCTGAGTCTCACAGCAATCAACTATAAAGGAAAAGGCTCCTCCAAGAAATGTAGCCAAGTCTCCAAACAGCCCCCCAACCAAGGAGAAAACAAAGAAGAGGTAGAGGGGCAAAGACAAGTCTGACATAACAAAGAGGAAGACGCTGCTGGTAAGACTCCCCACCAGGGGAAGAACCAATGATATTTTGCGTCCATATCGATCTCCATTGGCTACAAGGACAAAGGCCACCAAAATGCTGAAAATTGCCCCACATAAGTCTGTTTTCATAGCAAAGAGAGAAGCTTTTTCTTGGACTTcctgaaagaaggaaataaaacaagaatAGAGACAAATCAATCAATGTAAGCATTGTAATTCAACTTCTGATCTCATCTATAAATAGGAATTCTGATTTACTACAAAGTTCTGTGATTAGAAACCAGCAATCAAAAAGATACAATTGGCCACACAATTAAGTTAGATGAttgggaaagggtatgggagtggaactTGAAATTGACGATGTCGACGGCCTACAAAGAAAacgtatataaaatgttttaccgcTGGCATGTCTCTCcggcaagactggcaaaaatttccacaaaatcattggccaaatgctggaaatgtaaaataacactgggcacatactaccacatgtggtggacgtgtctggtggctaagacatattggaaggGAATAATAAGGTGGTTAAACGAAATTATGTCAACTAAATTAAACCTCAAtccggaaatgtttctattagggataatagatccagAAATAATTGAAACCAATCAATATCTACTCGTTCATATCCTGGCGGCGGCAAGAATCTCATAtgcgcagtgctggaagaaagaaaatgcccccactagtacaatggttatgaataaaattttagaaatagcggaaatgaatagactaacaatgctgattaatgaaaaagaagatacagacttctataaagtctgggagaaactatacaaatggtttgataagaaagacaatgagaattaagatatataaatgagatattttattaacttaaaataacttaaggaacaatttaaaagaaattatgatatacaaagactaagtaagaaatgagataagatatatattagaggtgagaattcacctacaagtaatatcaatagactacagtgttgaaaaaactttgaagatctgataggaaaaatccgTTATGAATACCTGCATAGAATTAGTAATCTAGCTTcatactattttcttttttttcttttttcccccttttttcttccctcttttcttttccttttcctttacttaccttaggtagatatgtagataggcaaggtgagatgaattatgtatatatatgtatgcatttttGCCATTTGCATTGTAAACGTAAtgagttctatttcttttttttgtattttgtaaaccttgccttttttacaacctttaataaaattttaaaattaaaaaaaataaaataagagtgaataaaacaaacaaacaaacaaacaaacaaaaaagatacAATTGTGCTGGCAATGCAAACTACAGCTAAAAAGCACaagccaaataaaaaaaaaagattaacaagGCCACAAAAATGATGATCTGAGAACTTGGAGGCGGATGAAAACATCATTGCAAGAACAAAGATTTAAAGTTACCTATCACTGTTATATTTAGCATATTATTTTCGATTTATATATTTAATCATTTCAGTATGGCCTCCATCCTTTCTCTGGATATGATCATCGCAGATTGTTTGTGGCTGAAGACACATTGGGTTTGGAAGTGGTgttgcagaagtggtattcagccagttcgggtgaactagtAGCGGTgactgtgggaggctccgcccacccacccagacgtaaTGCGCAACCACTGCGCATGAGCAGAAagcagtgcacatgcgcagatgcaGTGCGTGCGAGATAAGTGAGAAagcacatttgtgaactggtggGGAAGGTAagcgaatcccaccactgctgtgttgTAAAGATTCCTTGAGTCACTTTGACTTCAGGGGACTCCACTCCCTGTACATATTTCTATAGATTATTTGGCAGCAGTATGGCAGTAGGCCTCTGAAGTAATGCAAAAAGGTGCTAAAGTATTTATCCCAAATTTATGCAAAACCCTGAAATGTTCTTGATAATTCAGAGGCTAGTTGAAAGATGAGAAAGGACACATTCACGTCTGAATCAAATACagttagttagttatagttagttatagttttattgatttgtatgccgcccactcccgaaggactccgggcggcttacaataaaacaagggagggggaataatacacaaacaacattaaaatatacaacaatcacaatctccggggggctggatatatcgagagccccccggcctgctggagcagccaagacttaacagctttgcggaaggccgggagggtagtaagggtacggatctccacggggagatcgttccagagggctggcgctgcaacagggaaggctctcccccggggagtcgccagccgacattggctggcagatggaatccggaggagacctaacctgtgtgatcgaatcggtctatgggaggtgatcggcaggaggtggtctctcagttAATATTTTAAGGATAGGGTTGTGCATTTTTCCAAACTTAGCTCAAATATaatttctgcattttattttgcaatgctGATAAAGACATTTCTTTAGCGAACTACGCGTGTGCGACATTGTCTGCATCCAGGAAAATAGTGCTTTTGGGGTTTGGAGTTTTTTTGGTTTGTTTCTGGACTATTCTACAGCCCTCAGATTTGCTGGGGGCTTCTCATCTAAGTAATTGCAGCTAAGTGAAGAGATGCTTTACCAGGTGTGAAGCCTCTTCTCTGAACATGTTAAATTCTACATGATTTGCTATGATGCATCATTAACTCTGCTTAACTTTATCTGGGGCACACCCAGTGCATAATCTGATCTTACCTTTTGCTTCGCATAGGTTGGGTTGCTTTGATTCAGTTCACAATGAGACATATTATCTTGAGCTATGAAGGTCGAGTTGGTCGTTTCTTCCCAGATCCTTTTGTATACATATTGTTGCTTCAGAGGAGTGATCAAAGAATAGGCAAAAATATATAAGGAAAGGGCAGGCTCCAGTAACAAGGTTTTCTTCATCCTTGGGGTTTTGCTTGAATTATAATttaggaagaaaacaaaaggttAGCCTTTTTCAGAGGAAGACAATTCTCTAACTGATCATTAACCAAATGATGGAAAAGTTGGCAGGTGATTTTATTTTGTGCTCCTTCACTCAAAGGGGTCACTGGGAAATCATGATGAACAAAAGTCATGTTTTGAGCATGCTGTACTCACCTGGCTTACCTGTTTCGTTATACACAATGCGTTCTACCAAGTAACATTTGAGACCCATTTATTAGCATGCTGTATTTTTTAAAGCTAAATTTACTTCCTACAGAAGTGTTTTCATGTTCAGCTTTTCAGTTTCTGTTTCTGCCATAAGAAGCTGGTTAGCTATAATGAGACCc from Thamnophis elegans isolate rThaEle1 chromosome 6, rThaEle1.pri, whole genome shotgun sequence carries:
- the SLC46A3 gene encoding solute carrier family 46 member 3 isoform X2 — encoded protein: MKTDLCGAIFSILVAFVLVANGDRYGRKISLVLPLVGSLTSSVFLFVMSDLSLPLYLFFVFSLVGGLFGDLATFLGGAFSFIVDCCETQKQKTIRIAVVDLIFGFTSGFAGLVSGYILKEMDFMWTFAMISLFHMVNIFYVIFCLDETVKVSAIQTQSWREGLKDTLSGVYMFFKSSSCKKRILIILLLCTFMTYLFTVFGALSLYVLYELNAPLCWNAIYIGYGSAVSTSVSVTGFLGIVFLSQYLRDSYLVFIGIFSYIGGSIMAAFANTTLLMMLVRIPSMLLFIPIPIIRAMLSKIVLPNEQGALFACIACLEILTGTISIAVFNTIYAMTVAWFPGFSFLLSAGFCIIPLSLISGFMYVTRHEEDYAQLTNEEGSSGQNDDS
- the SLC46A3 gene encoding solute carrier family 46 member 3 isoform X1, whose product is MKKTLLLEPALSLYIFAYSLITPLKQQYVYKRIWEETTNSTFIAQDNMSHCELNQSNPTYAKQKEVQEKASLFAMKTDLCGAIFSILVAFVLVANGDRYGRKISLVLPLVGSLTSSVFLFVMSDLSLPLYLFFVFSLVGGLFGDLATFLGGAFSFIVDCCETQKQKTIRIAVVDLIFGFTSGFAGLVSGYILKEMDFMWTFAMISLFHMVNIFYVIFCLDETVKVSAIQTQSWREGLKDTLSGVYMFFKSSSCKKRILIILLLCTFMTYLFTVFGALSLYVLYELNAPLCWNAIYIGYGSAVSTSVSVTGFLGIVFLSQYLRDSYLVFIGIFSYIGGSIMAAFANTTLLMMLVRIPSMLLFIPIPIIRAMLSKIVLPNEQGALFACIACLEILTGTISIAVFNTIYAMTVAWFPGFSFLLSAGFCIIPLSLISGFMYVTRHEEDYAQLTNEEGSSGQNDDS